A window of Populus trichocarpa isolate Nisqually-1 chromosome 17, P.trichocarpa_v4.1, whole genome shotgun sequence genomic DNA:
GAAACATCTTCTATTCCCTCCAAACTCAGCCTTGGAGCTTCATCGATATCATCTCTTTCCATATCTTGTGGAATCTCTACCTTTGATTTAGGCAAGACCCTCATGTTCCCTTTAGAAGCTCTTTTCATAACCGAGTTGGCAGTGACGAATAAAGCACCCATGTCACCAGCAGTGACCACTGAGTTCTTTTTACGCATTGGAAACATGACATACACGTCGGCCTTTCCAAGTTCATAATCTGCACCGAGAGGACAGAACCTGCTGCCTATTTTGAGGGACTTGGAGTTGACTATAAAGAAGTTTGGCGCCTCCAACATGAGCTCCGCTGCTTTTGTGGGTTGCTGGATCTTCTTGATTTCTCCTGTTGGGAGGATcacttttgttgattttgacGAGTTCCTGAGCCCTTGTGGGTTCGACAAGGTGCAGGAAACGTAGTTCCCCATCAAGAACGCTGAGCAGAATCAAGAATtcaagatattaatttaaagaagtttttttagcACTAGCAAGAGACACAAATCAACCCTTTTAAATACAACACTTGAATCAATCAAATGGAAACAAGTTGAGCTTCCTAGTTAAGGGTGAATCTTTCAAGGAGTAGTTAAGTTTGAGGGAGTAAACAAGCGCGGGATCAGttttaagaatttgaagaagtaaAATGGATAGAGGGTTGAAGGGATGAAATTTGGAGAAAGTCTACGGGGGAGAAGAGTGAAAAGGATGGTTGTTTTGCGAGGGGTCGACGCCTTTATAGAGGGCAAAAGAAAAGtctaaataatcaaaacaaagaaaagagagggaacCGTCGAAGATTCTAAGGACAGTTGTGTGTGTACACAGGTTGACATGGTATTGTATAATTTGCTTACGCGTtggagaaaaagaaggaaatagcCTCGAGCTTAAAATATTGACAGGGAGGTGATCCAATAATTTTGCTTTTCTTGATACTTTATATATCTTTGCTGTGTGTTAATGCGTGTTGAATTTGGAcccagattattttttattctaataattCCCTCAGCGGAGGAGAATTTCAGTTACCCTCCCAGAATATTTACCGAGCAATCTTTGGAAACAAATCGGATTAGGAGAAAAGAAATCAAGGGAAGATCGATAAAGCAATAAGATCGAGCTCATGAAGATCAGGGAATCAAAATTAAAGGAGCATAATGTGAAGGGATTTAGCGAGAAAGTGGCGCAATCAAGGAGAAATATTAGGGACAATTAATTTAGGGATatcgttttttttataattaattaattggaatATCATGATTTTGAAACCAATATTGTTGCTTTAAATTGCTCCTAAATCCCTATGTTTCATGATATAgacaaagagataaaaaaaaaaaaatctacgaTTAATTTTCCTCAGTGCACGAATAAAAGGCTTTCTTTTGTAACAcacctttctctttctttagggatttatatatcaaaatttaagCGCTATTGtgcaaacaaatttttttatataagtttttatacaaatatatttggtaattatttttcatgagatatcaattatttaaaattcataagATCCACAATTTACCGTCTATGAATTGacaaattaattagttatatgaaaatttaacatgaaaagttTGTTTgtagatcattttttttcttaaataagcTATTGATAAGtgcacaaaattaaaaacaaaaaaagtttggACAGAACTATGACATTTTGGGAAAGGGAAAGAATTTTTGTCCGAGCTTGGACATAATTTATGTCCATTCTTGGAAaggaatattcttttttttacctctaCTACTTTTGAGTTGTCGAGAAGTTAAATCAGCGTTGCGCACAGCCCACTGCGCACACTTGCGCATCTCCACCCACACAGATTGTTTGCGCAGTGCAGAAGCTTCAACATCTTCATCactataaattaatgaaaaaaaccaattactttattaataatatttattttttccccgTAAAATCACGAGAAGATACCTATAACTCTACGCACCATAAAATATTTGCAATATAACCCTTCATATTTCAcgaaataaaccaaaataattaaaatatataaatatctctGAGATAAAATTTTCAAGTTCGTTCTATAGCTTTACACTAATTCATTCAACAAactaataatttgttattttttccttttgtatttACTAATTTAAACAGCAAGTAAGTTCAAAGATAGAGAACACATGCTTCAACCTAAGCCTAGGATCGGTATTGCATTCCAAACAGGGATTgggtaaaatttaaattttttttgtttaaaattaatttttttatatttttaaatcgtttaaatatgttaatacttttaaaaaataaaaaaaatattattttgatattttttcaaacaaaacacACTTTGAAAACACAACCGTTATCACATTTCCAAACAGCCTATAAATCACAGCTATaaatatctcaaaaaaattgatatgatggTTACAATgacatgttttcttttatttattgacttCATAGATTTAAACCTCGAAAGTAGCACACCATGAAATGTATCGAATTCATCTGAACGTATGATAGAGGAGATGCCCTTAAAATCATTTCAGTAGGAGATTTAGTTTTGGTCAATATAATAACTAGttaaaaaataccttttgttttcgaatacaaaatattaaatgtgTCTAAATCTCAACAATTGTTCCAAACTTTCTACAGCCGAACATTTCTTCGAAATAACTGAAGTCGAACAATGTTGCTATAGCACTCAAGACTAGCATTTACcaaagagaaaatgaaatgaaacgaAAATGAGCACCGATTTCATGTGATACACTCGCTTTCCTcgagttttccttttatttcctcAAAGTCAGCTTTTTATATCACAAGTCAGCTTTGCTTAATGTTTgcgattaattaattaattatatatatatatatatatatatatatatatatatatatattatttccaCAACAATGAGTTAGTGTACATGTCTCTGTCGGTGGCGGTCACCTTTATAGCCAATCCACCGCAAGAATGTTGCAGCTCATCGTCCTATGCAAATCGGGAGATAGAAGCGAAGCAGTTTaatatgctttttaaaaatatatttattttaaaaaaatattatttgtctatttgatatattaataataataaaaaaattttttattgtcaccACCATAACAAACACGGAATTAAAGTTCTTTGCTACTTTTCAATTAgactttcattatttttatatttcttgatgGTGAGGCAACCTTTCACATTCCTTGCAACTCTTACAccattaattattgtttatgtatttcaattaatttattgctAGTGAGTTCCATTAACACCCTACTGTCCTTTGTGATGGATTCCTCTAGCgacataacattttaaaatgtgttttttaaatatatttaaataatatatttttttttattttttttattatttttaatattgcatatcaaaataagttgaaaacataaaaatattaatttaaaataaaaaaaatattttttaaattttaaaataaatatttttaaaacacaaaaatattcaatttccaATCTCACCATtataaataagaattttataaCTTTCTCGGTACGAGGTTCACATAAAATCATTTCGGCAGCCCCATCATATCATATGGTACCATTTACTTGATTTGAGGTAGCAGATCCCATGTTACAAGATGCTTTACAAGATCACCAATGTTATCAAAACCTGGGGATAATGGGTgggtggaattttttttttagtttaatgtgggtgttcggacAGTTTGTGTGTACCTCCACTAATTCTataggccctgaagttaacgaccatgtaagccttcaatggtcatcatatgagtaaccacaaagctcgaacctgaaaccacagaaaaaaaaactttttaatccCAAATTCTTACTACTGAACCACCATTTAGATGATTAGATGGGTGAAATTTTGTTATTGAATTAAGATGATGTGAtagctattaaaaaattatttttaatagctTTGTAAAAGTTTCGATACagactcttttttcttttttaataaaatattgattttatcagTACAATTTAGAGCCTGTTTCGAGCAAATGTAATTGCTGGCATTCAAAGTTTGATGAAGATGTAAAAGgtccatttttttatatatataattaatcaatgtttatgtttttcGACCGCAGGAGCACTAGATGTGCCTGTATCATCCGTCGAAATTTATTGAATACACATGAATTTTACTCATAATCAAAGTAATTAAACACGTCCCATAACATACTTACTGGTTAAATACGTTAATTTAAGTTTATTTGagttaattaaaatgatgtaattttaatttttttgtatgaaaatatattaaaataatatatatttttaattttttaaaattaacttttaatattaccatatgaaaatgatttaaacatataaaaaaaattaatttttttaaaacatttggCTCGTGCTATCTATATAGATGAGAAAGATTTCGTTTGTTCAgtaatcaacaaatcaaaaataaattagatatatAAACAAAACGTAATTGCCCACGGAGTTTGTATCTATGTTTTCCAAATTTTAATTAtcttcaatctaaaaataaaaaaatcatttcactTTGGATAAAGATTTAGCCCTTGAAGCCCATGATGTTTTTTTGTGGAGCAATATGTTTCTACAGGGACGAATGGGCCTTAGAAGCCTCTTTTTTCTAAGAGGTTGGATACTTGACCAAATAAGCCCACTGAAACCCATTAACAGATTCATTAGAGCCaccaaagaataaataattcCTTTAAGGTCCACAAAAAGACAGTGAAATGACTGGCAGAAGCAGCCATCATCAATAATTCATAGACGTTTGGTATTGCGTTTGTACTTGCGTTTCGtcgaaatttgaattttttttttgttaaaattgagtgcggtttgtactttttggatcgttttgatgtactgatattaaaaatgatttttaaaaaataaaaaaaatcattggcatacATTTCGgtacgaaaagctatttgaaaagcacccgcaaccacactgccaaacatgctCGGACTCCCTTCATGAAACTAGTCTACTTGCCTACGGGTTTTTTCACAAACAAGgatctctccctccctccctagCATACTCTCTCCCCTGTCCTCTCTTCACCACCATTTCTTGCTTTACTTCCATTTCCTACTTGCTTCTTTTTGCTAATTAAGACCCCCAATTTAAATTCCCcgcaaaaagaaaacaaaaaaaagctatgGCTGAGGCAGTTACTTCTGCACTTGTTAGCACCGTCTTGGGGGACTTGAACACACTTGTGCATGAAGAGCTTGGACTTGTTTTTGGCATCCAGACCGAGTTTGAGAAACTCAAGCGCACCTTCATGACGGTTCAAGCTGTCCTCAAGGATGCTGAGGAGAAGCAGTGGAAAGATGAGGCCATCAGGATTTGGCTGACAGACCTCAAAGATGCTGCCTATGATGCTGATGATGTGCTGGATGAGTTCGCTATTGAAGCTCAGAGGCGCAGACAGCGATGGGGTCTTAAAAACCGAGAGGCTGACTTTGGGTCGAATGATGAACTTAGAGGAGTGGGAAACAAATACCATGGGTGGAAGTGAAATTCTCACTTGCCTTGATGAATTAAAGATCAGAAAATGCCCCAAGTTGGTCCAGTTAccaattattccgtcggtgatatgttTAACTATTAAGGACTGTACTGTAACTTTGATGAGGTCAGTTGTGAATTTCTATGATCTGCCTTGAAATTGGGGGCCTCGATGAATTGACAGTTCTTCCTGATGGACTGTTGCAAAACCATACATGTCTTCAATCCTTGATAATTACGAAGATGAGAAGCCGAAGGTCGCTGTCAAATCAGCTAAATAACCTATCTTCTCtaaagcttttgttttttattgtttgtgatAAACTTGAAAGCTTGCCAGAAGGTGTCCAGAACCTCAATTCCTTGGAGATGTTAATTATTACTGGAATGCCAAAAATCACTACACTGCCTGGTTTACCTTCGTCTCTTGTTAGGTTGCACATTTCAGATTGTCAAGAACTTACCTCTATATCCGAGGGACTGCAACATCTGACAGCACTCAAGGACTTGTATCTTGCTGGACGTGTAAAGTTAAATTCCTTGCCAGAGAGTATCCAACATCTCACATCCCTTTCAAGATTGATTATCAGAGCCCAGAGGATGCTCTAATTTGATGTCTTTGCCAGAAGGCATAAGGAATCTCGAAATGCTCAGAGAGTTCGAAATTGCAGATTGTCCAAATTTGGAGAGAAGgtgcaagaaagaaaaaggaaaggactGGCCTAAGATAGCTCACATCCCtaccatcatcattaataacCAGCTAATACAGTCCTCGGAGACCTGAAGAAAATATGATTGCTTGGTACGTGTTGGGACTTCATTTGTCTAATATCCTCATGTAAAATCGGGAATATTTATTCACCAAGTACTAATAGCTGTGGTGatcaaataaaatgtaaattgtTATAAGATTTTAGGGATGGTAGCAAGTTTTAGATGAATAAGCCGCAGATGAGGAATTCTATTTCTCTTCAGTGTTGTTTTGTGCTTATTTACAATCTATTgctgaataaaattatgaatctaATTTGAAGATTGGTTTTAGTAAATATACTGCTATATATTATGTAAACAAACCTCTTTTATATCAATTCCTGGCTTTTGTGATTTTCACTTGAGCTTCTAATGGTGTAAGCAGGGCAGGTAGGCAATGTCCACTGAGGAATCTTCAAAATCAAGAGAGCCTGAACTTTGCTGCATATAACACAAATATGTTTGAATTGATTGAAGCATTGCATCGCAGGGGATACTCGCACATGATGTATCAATGTATATTTAGGATCTGCAATCCAGAATATTAATCTTGAACATGTTGAAAGTTGTAGCATGTTGCCACAAGAAATCACTTTTACATAGGAAAATTAGCTATTGATGTAAAGCCAAAAAATCTAAGAAACATCAACAAGATAAATAAGATGTTAATGTATAACTATTATCCAGGATCTctgaacactttttttttaaaaaaaattcataggaAAATTAGCTAGAATATGCCTGCTAGCCTACTGTAGAAGTTGAAAGGGAAGAATCACCTTCCTTGTTTGCTCGCACTACGTCAGCTTGAACTAGAAATGGTATTCTGGGGTTGGCACGAGCTGAGCCAGGCAATTTTTGTCCTAACCAATAGTTATATGAAGATGACCAGTATCTCCAATTTtatatgaagatgatgaaatatttattataatataaagtaTGATACAAACAGCCtacaaatatttatatgtactatatatatatatatatatttttttttttttcttgtaggcGTTGAAAGCTCACCTACtctgcttgcttgcttgcttgggTTAGTCAGTGTCGTTTAGTTCTAGACTTCTTTCCATATATATCCTGCAAGTATGATTCGGAGCCCTTGCAAGTCTTTAGGCATCGCTTTTGCTGCCTCTTTGTAGCCTTCTCTGAATCTTTCTCTCTGTTGTTTCAATCCTCTCGCCTTCCTCGGAAAACCGGAGATAGCATTGGAAACAAATCGCTATAAGTCTACCGTTCTGTTGAATTAGAGGTAGACCTACCAGAGGAAGCAAAGCCTGCATCAGGTTGAAAGACAGAGATGGCAACTGAAGAGATCAAAGAATTGCCAAAATCATGGGCCATGGTTGGTGGAGATGGACTTCAAAGCTATACTCAAAATTCCTCCTATCGGGTTCATATTCTTCCcctttgtaataataataataatagcaatactAAAACACTTTGGCTTGTGAGGCAAAACAGCCTCTCTTTTTTacttcggtttttttttttttcattatttgatgttgagttgattgaagtttcattttaataatttgttgtttatgtagtcattacaatttttaaaaaccatattGACATCATGATAATATTCTCCAAATCAATGTTTTCAAAGTTGCGTTCATTGAAAAATAGggttgatgatttgttttttatgtagttatttagattttaaaagaaaaatcttgtaATTATTTTGGAGCTCAATTTCACCAAGAATaatctattttattgtttgtgaaaaattaaaaataaaaggatcgaAA
This region includes:
- the LOC18099429 gene encoding uncharacterized protein LOC18099429 — translated: MGNYVSCTLSNPQGLRNSSKSTKVILPTGEIKKIQQPTKAAELMLEAPNFFIVNSKSLKIGSRFCPLGADYELGKADVYVMFPMRKKNSVVTAGDMGALFVTANSVMKRASKGNMRVLPKSKVEIPQDMERDDIDEAPRLSLEGIEDVSAHELIHRMSMSRSKKPLLETIEEEPIRSR